A section of the Oncorhynchus tshawytscha isolate Ot180627B linkage group LG09, Otsh_v2.0, whole genome shotgun sequence genome encodes:
- the LOC112214599 gene encoding H(+)/Cl(-) exchange transporter 3 isoform X6, whose amino-acid sequence MSNGGGVMSSTTHLLDFLEEPIPGVGTYDDFHTIDWVREKCKDRERHRKINAKKKESAWEFTKSLYDAWSGWLVVTLTGLASGALAGLIDIAADWLNDIKEGVCLNAMWFNHEQCCWGSNETTFAERDKCPQWKSWAGLILGQEEGPGSYIMNYFMYIYWALSFAFLAVLLVKVFAPYACGSGIPEIKTILSGFIIRGYLGKWTLLIKTVTLVLAVASGLSLGKEGPLVHVACCCGNIFSYLFPKYSKNEAKKREVLSAASAAGVSVAFGAPIGGVLFSLEEVSYYFPLKTLWRSFFAALVAAFVLRSINPFGNSRLVLFYVEYHTPWYLFELIPFILLGVFGGLWGAFFIKANIAWCRRRKSTRFGKYPILEVIFVAAITAVVAFPNPYTRQNTSELIKELFTDCGPLESSQLCQYRSQMNGSKAFVDASPNKPAGPGVYAAIWQLCLALIFKIIMTIFTFGLKVPAGLFIPSMAIGAIAGRIVGIAVEQLAYYHHDWLVFREWCEVGTDCITPGLYAMVGAAACLGGVTRMTVSLVVIVFELTGGLEYIVPLMAAVMTSKWVGDAFGREGIYESHIRLNGYPFLDAKEEFTHTTLAREVMRPRRSDPPLAVLTQDDLTVEELQGIINETSYNGFPVIVSKESQRLVGFALRRDITIAIELCYPTQARQAPTLCIGSAQAEPLLWILPEHMQSERRAGKNARRKQEGILLTSRVYFTQHAPTLPADSPRPLKLRSILDMSPFTVTDHTPMEIVVDIFRKLGLRQCLVTHNGIVLGIITKKNILAHLEELKEHTEPLASPWYYHKKRYPSSYGPDGQPRPRQHNVQLVTAFPGRQADEEESEEEVVNLLDGRGSTL is encoded by the exons ATGTCTAACGGGGGCGGGGTGATGAGTAGCACCACCCACCTGCTGGACTTCCTGGAGGAGCCCATCCCGGGGGTCGGCACCTATGATGACTTCCACACCATCGACTGGGTCCGGGAGAAGTGCAAGGACCGGGAACGCCACCGCAAG ATCAATGCTAAGAAGAAGGAATCAGCTTGGGAGTTTACCAAGAGCCTGTATGATGCCTGGTCTGGGTGGCTGGTGGTGACACTGACAGGGCTggcctcag GTGCTCTGGCTGGTCTAATCGACATCgctgctgattggctgaatgaCATCAAGGAGGGGGTGTGTCTGAATGCCATGTGGTTCAACCATGAGCAGTGCTGCTGGGGCTCCAACGAGACCACGTTCGCTGAGCGGGACAAGTGTCCTCAGTGGAAGAGCTGGGCGGGGCTCATCCTGGGCCAGGAAGAG gGCCCTGGTTCCTACATCATGAACTACTTCATGTACATCTACTGGGCTTTGTCCTTCGCCTTCCTGGCTGTGTTACTGGTCAAGGTGTTCGCCCCTTACGCCTGTGGCTCGGGTATACCTGAG ATAAAGACCATTCTGAGTGGGTTCATCATCCGGGGTTACCTGGGGAAGTGGACCCTGCTGATCAAAACTGTGACCCTGGTGCTGGCTGTAGCGTCTGGGCTGAGCCTGGGGAAGGAGGGACCCTTGGTCCACGTGGCCTGCTGCTGCGGAAACATTTTCTCGTACCTCTTCCCCAAGTACAGCAAGAACGAGGCCAAGAAGCGAGAG GTCCTATCTGCAGCGTCAGCGGCCGGGGTGTCCGTGGCTTTCGGTGCTCCCATAGGAGGAGTACTCTTCAGCTTGGAGGAG GTGAGCTACTACTTCCCTCTGAAGACCCTGTGGCGCTCCTTCTTCGCTGCATTGGTGGCAGCCTTCGTCCTCCGCTCCATCAACCCGTTTGGCAACAGCCGTCTGGTCCTATTCTACGTGGAGTACCACACCCCCTGGTACCTGTTTGAGCTTATCCCCTTCATCCTGCTGGGGGTGTTTGGAGGCCTCTGGGGAGCCTTCTTCATCAAGGCCAACATCGCCTGGTGCCGAAGGAGGAAGTCCACCCGCTTCGGGAAGTACCCCATCCTGGAGGTGATCTTCGTGGCGGCCATTACCGCGGTCGTGGCGTTCCCCAACCCGTACACGCGGCAGAACACCAGCGAGCTGATTAAAGAGTTGTTTACCGACTGCGGACCCTTGGAGTCGTCCCAGCTGTGCCAGTACAGGAGTCAGATGAACGGGAGCAAGGCGTTTGTGGACGCGTCTCCCAACAAGCCGGCTGGACCCGGGGTGTACGCAGCCATTTGGCAGCTGTGCCTGGCGCTCATCTTCAAGATCATCATGACCATCTTCACCTTCGGACTTAAG GTTCCTGCTGGCCTGTTCATCCCCAGCATGGCCATCGGGGCGATTGCCGGGCGTATCGTTGGCATCGCCGTGGAGCAGCTGGCGTACTACCACCACGACTGGTTAGTGTTCAGGGAGTGGTGCGAGGTAGGCACCGACTGCATCACCCCGGGACTCTATGCCATGGTGGGGGCCGCCGCATGTCTGG GTGGTGTAACGCGGATGACCGTGTCTCTCGTGGTCATCGTGTTTGAGCTGACGGGCGGCCTGGAGTACATCGTGCCCCTCATGGCCGCCGTCATGACCAGCAAGTGGGTGGGCGACGCCTTCGGGCGCGAGGGCATCTACGAGTCACACATCCGCCTGAACGGGTACCCCTTCCTCGACGCCAAGGAGGAGTTCACACACACCACGCTGGCGCGGGAG GTGATGCGGCCGCGGCGTAGTGATCCGCCGTTAGCGGTGCTGACGCAGGACGACCTGACAGTGGAGGAACTACAGGGGATCATCAACGAGACCAGCTACAATGGATTCCCTGTCATCGTCTCCAAGGAATCCCAGAGACTGGTTGGCTTCGCTCTGCGCAGGGACATCACCATCGCTATAG AGCTCTGCTACCCGACCCAAGCCCGACAGGCCCCTACATTATGCATCGGGTCAGCCCAAGCAGAGCCGTTGCTATGGATACTCCCAGAGCACATGCAGAGCGAGCGGCGGGCAGGAA AGAACGCACGGCGGAAGCAGGAGGGTATCCTGCTGACTTCGCGGGTCTACTTCACGCAGCACGCCCCTACGCTGCCCGCCGACAGCCCGCGGCCCCTCAAGCTGCGCTCCATCCTGGACATGAGCCCCTTCACCGTGACCGACCACACGCCCATGGAGATCGTGGTGGACATCTTCCGCAAGCTGGGCCTCCGCCAGTGTCTGGTGACACACAACGG
- the LOC112214599 gene encoding H(+)/Cl(-) exchange transporter 3 isoform X4 has product MESEQLFNRKGYYRNSYNSIASASSDEELLDGAGVVMDFHTSEDDNLLDGDATSPGSNYVMSNGGGVMSSTTHLLDFLEEPIPGVGTYDDFHTIDWVREKCKDRERHRKINAKKKESAWEFTKSLYDAWSGWLVVTLTGLASGALAGLIDIAADWLNDIKEGVCLNAMWFNHEQCCWGSNETTFAERDKCPQWKSWAGLILGQEEGPGSYIMNYFMYIYWALSFAFLAVLLVKVFAPYACGSGIPEIKTILSGFIIRGYLGKWTLLIKTVTLVLAVASGLSLGKEGPLVHVACCCGNIFSYLFPKYSKNEAKKREVLSAASAAGVSVAFGAPIGGVLFSLEEVSYYFPLKTLWRSFFAALVAAFVLRSINPFGNSRLVLFYVEYHTPWYLFELIPFILLGVFGGLWGAFFIKANIAWCRRRKSTRFGKYPILEVIFVAAITAVVAFPNPYTRQNTSELIKELFTDCGPLESSQLCQYRSQMNGSKAFVDASPNKPAGPGVYAAIWQLCLALIFKIIMTIFTFGLKVPAGLFIPSMAIGAIAGRIVGIAVEQLAYYHHDWLVFREWCEVGTDCITPGLYAMVGAAACLGGVTRMTVSLVVIVFELTGGLEYIVPLMAAVMTSKWVGDAFGREGIYESHIRLNGYPFLDAKEEFTHTTLAREVMRPRRSDPPLAVLTQDDLTVEELQGIINETSYNGFPVIVSKESQRLVGFALRRDITIAIELCYPTQARQAPTLCIGSAQAEPLLWILPEHMQSERRAGKNARRKQEGILLTSRVYFTQHAPTLPADSPRPLKLRSILDMSPFTVTDHTPMEIVVDIFRKLGLRQCLVTHNGRLLGIITKKDILRHMAQMANQDPDNIMFN; this is encoded by the exons gaTCTAACTACGTCATGTCTAACGGGGGCGGGGTGATGAGTAGCACCACCCACCTGCTGGACTTCCTGGAGGAGCCCATCCCGGGGGTCGGCACCTATGATGACTTCCACACCATCGACTGGGTCCGGGAGAAGTGCAAGGACCGGGAACGCCACCGCAAG ATCAATGCTAAGAAGAAGGAATCAGCTTGGGAGTTTACCAAGAGCCTGTATGATGCCTGGTCTGGGTGGCTGGTGGTGACACTGACAGGGCTggcctcag GTGCTCTGGCTGGTCTAATCGACATCgctgctgattggctgaatgaCATCAAGGAGGGGGTGTGTCTGAATGCCATGTGGTTCAACCATGAGCAGTGCTGCTGGGGCTCCAACGAGACCACGTTCGCTGAGCGGGACAAGTGTCCTCAGTGGAAGAGCTGGGCGGGGCTCATCCTGGGCCAGGAAGAG gGCCCTGGTTCCTACATCATGAACTACTTCATGTACATCTACTGGGCTTTGTCCTTCGCCTTCCTGGCTGTGTTACTGGTCAAGGTGTTCGCCCCTTACGCCTGTGGCTCGGGTATACCTGAG ATAAAGACCATTCTGAGTGGGTTCATCATCCGGGGTTACCTGGGGAAGTGGACCCTGCTGATCAAAACTGTGACCCTGGTGCTGGCTGTAGCGTCTGGGCTGAGCCTGGGGAAGGAGGGACCCTTGGTCCACGTGGCCTGCTGCTGCGGAAACATTTTCTCGTACCTCTTCCCCAAGTACAGCAAGAACGAGGCCAAGAAGCGAGAG GTCCTATCTGCAGCGTCAGCGGCCGGGGTGTCCGTGGCTTTCGGTGCTCCCATAGGAGGAGTACTCTTCAGCTTGGAGGAG GTGAGCTACTACTTCCCTCTGAAGACCCTGTGGCGCTCCTTCTTCGCTGCATTGGTGGCAGCCTTCGTCCTCCGCTCCATCAACCCGTTTGGCAACAGCCGTCTGGTCCTATTCTACGTGGAGTACCACACCCCCTGGTACCTGTTTGAGCTTATCCCCTTCATCCTGCTGGGGGTGTTTGGAGGCCTCTGGGGAGCCTTCTTCATCAAGGCCAACATCGCCTGGTGCCGAAGGAGGAAGTCCACCCGCTTCGGGAAGTACCCCATCCTGGAGGTGATCTTCGTGGCGGCCATTACCGCGGTCGTGGCGTTCCCCAACCCGTACACGCGGCAGAACACCAGCGAGCTGATTAAAGAGTTGTTTACCGACTGCGGACCCTTGGAGTCGTCCCAGCTGTGCCAGTACAGGAGTCAGATGAACGGGAGCAAGGCGTTTGTGGACGCGTCTCCCAACAAGCCGGCTGGACCCGGGGTGTACGCAGCCATTTGGCAGCTGTGCCTGGCGCTCATCTTCAAGATCATCATGACCATCTTCACCTTCGGACTTAAG GTTCCTGCTGGCCTGTTCATCCCCAGCATGGCCATCGGGGCGATTGCCGGGCGTATCGTTGGCATCGCCGTGGAGCAGCTGGCGTACTACCACCACGACTGGTTAGTGTTCAGGGAGTGGTGCGAGGTAGGCACCGACTGCATCACCCCGGGACTCTATGCCATGGTGGGGGCCGCCGCATGTCTGG GTGGTGTAACGCGGATGACCGTGTCTCTCGTGGTCATCGTGTTTGAGCTGACGGGCGGCCTGGAGTACATCGTGCCCCTCATGGCCGCCGTCATGACCAGCAAGTGGGTGGGCGACGCCTTCGGGCGCGAGGGCATCTACGAGTCACACATCCGCCTGAACGGGTACCCCTTCCTCGACGCCAAGGAGGAGTTCACACACACCACGCTGGCGCGGGAG GTGATGCGGCCGCGGCGTAGTGATCCGCCGTTAGCGGTGCTGACGCAGGACGACCTGACAGTGGAGGAACTACAGGGGATCATCAACGAGACCAGCTACAATGGATTCCCTGTCATCGTCTCCAAGGAATCCCAGAGACTGGTTGGCTTCGCTCTGCGCAGGGACATCACCATCGCTATAG AGCTCTGCTACCCGACCCAAGCCCGACAGGCCCCTACATTATGCATCGGGTCAGCCCAAGCAGAGCCGTTGCTATGGATACTCCCAGAGCACATGCAGAGCGAGCGGCGGGCAGGAA AGAACGCACGGCGGAAGCAGGAGGGTATCCTGCTGACTTCGCGGGTCTACTTCACGCAGCACGCCCCTACGCTGCCCGCCGACAGCCCGCGGCCCCTCAAGCTGCGCTCCATCCTGGACATGAGCCCCTTCACCGTGACCGACCACACGCCCATGGAGATCGTGGTGGACATCTTCCGCAAGCTGGGCCTCCGCCAGTGTCTGGTGACACACAACGG